One segment of Paenibacillus rhizovicinus DNA contains the following:
- a CDS encoding Gfo/Idh/MocA family protein encodes MKKLRWGIMGCAQIATKAFIPAVRASDMHEIVAVASREETRARAFADAYGIQVAYGSYMELLADSTVDAVYIPLPNHLHLEWTIHAARAGKHVLVEKPMSMSEQDAAQMAEACERFGVHFQENMMYRCHPRYDRIKEIIASGEIGKVRAVHGVFTSDRSAMEHDIRFRQEMGGGGMYDIGCYLLSAARYVLDSEPVAATMQALFSQEHGGVDMMASGLVEFPNDAALTFQCGLWADFANTLEIRGTQGTIRLPSAFSLRADLSPDIQVAVRGEMRTEPFERGNQQLSLINRFGEAVLHGKPEPISPWDGVRTMRVIEACLASAREKRRVAIEPLAGRDHR; translated from the coding sequence ATGAAGAAGCTGCGCTGGGGTATTATGGGATGCGCTCAAATTGCCACGAAGGCATTTATCCCTGCCGTCCGTGCTTCGGACATGCATGAGATTGTCGCCGTTGCAAGCCGCGAAGAAACAAGAGCCCGGGCGTTCGCGGATGCATACGGCATCCAAGTTGCCTATGGCAGCTATATGGAGCTGCTTGCCGATTCGACCGTCGACGCGGTCTACATTCCACTGCCTAATCATTTGCACCTGGAATGGACGATTCATGCCGCTCGCGCAGGCAAGCATGTGCTTGTCGAGAAGCCGATGTCGATGTCGGAACAGGATGCGGCGCAGATGGCCGAGGCATGCGAGCGCTTCGGCGTTCACTTTCAAGAGAACATGATGTACCGCTGCCATCCTCGTTACGACCGGATCAAGGAGATTATCGCTTCCGGCGAGATTGGCAAGGTTCGAGCCGTTCACGGCGTGTTCACGTCGGACCGCTCCGCCATGGAGCACGATATCCGATTCCGCCAAGAGATGGGCGGCGGCGGCATGTACGATATCGGCTGCTACTTGCTCAGCGCGGCCCGCTATGTGCTGGATTCGGAACCCGTGGCCGCAACGATGCAAGCGTTGTTCTCGCAAGAGCATGGCGGCGTCGATATGATGGCTTCGGGTCTCGTTGAATTTCCGAATGATGCAGCGTTGACGTTTCAATGCGGATTATGGGCGGACTTCGCCAATACGCTGGAAATCCGGGGCACGCAGGGCACGATCCGGCTTCCGTCGGCATTCTCGCTTCGCGCCGATCTGAGCCCCGACATCCAGGTCGCCGTGCGCGGCGAGATGCGGACGGAGCCGTTCGAACGCGGCAATCAGCAGTTATCGTTGATCAACAGGTTCGGGGAGGCGGTGCTTCACGGTAAGCCGGAGCCGATCAGCCCTTGGGACGGCGTGCGCACGATGCGCGTCATCGAGGCATGCCTTGCTTCCGCGCGCGAGAAGAGACGCGTCGCAATCGAGCCTCTTGCAGGACGAGATCATCGTTAA
- a CDS encoding response regulator gives MLSFCIVDDDAVSRRMLQTIIEQGGVGEVVGTAAGGVEGKKLVLDENPDVVLIDLLMPDQDGIETIARLKQEGYEGKYVMISQIENKAMISKAYQAGIEFYIQKPINRVEVQAVLGKVSEQWRMVRYLKEIKQSIAKLDDLNPEPAGALKKPGAKAIMRVILMDMGIIGESGSHDIIEMIDQLIGRRERGSFPSLKAMYEAGARASKPDGCDIEKEGKAVEQRVRRTVIAALSNLASIGLTDYGHPKFEHYAPLYFDFEDVRLKMREIDEKCPQEKRKVNIKKFLQVLYLETLDKMKNQ, from the coding sequence ATGCTGTCGTTTTGTATTGTCGACGATGACGCGGTAAGCAGGCGGATGCTGCAGACGATTATCGAGCAAGGCGGCGTCGGCGAGGTTGTCGGGACGGCGGCGGGAGGCGTTGAAGGGAAAAAGCTCGTACTGGACGAGAACCCCGATGTCGTGCTCATCGATTTGTTGATGCCGGATCAGGACGGAATCGAGACGATCGCTCGTTTGAAGCAAGAAGGGTACGAGGGCAAGTATGTCATGATCTCCCAAATCGAGAACAAAGCGATGATCAGCAAAGCGTATCAAGCGGGCATCGAGTTTTATATCCAGAAGCCGATTAACCGCGTGGAAGTCCAAGCCGTGCTTGGCAAAGTAAGCGAACAGTGGAGAATGGTCCGTTATCTGAAGGAGATCAAACAGTCGATCGCGAAGCTGGACGACCTGAATCCGGAGCCTGCTGGCGCGCTGAAGAAGCCTGGCGCCAAGGCGATCATGCGGGTGATCTTGATGGACATGGGCATTATCGGGGAGAGCGGAAGCCACGATATCATCGAAATGATCGATCAGCTGATCGGGCGCCGGGAGAGAGGGAGCTTCCCGTCGCTGAAGGCGATGTACGAAGCCGGTGCCCGGGCGAGCAAGCCGGACGGCTGCGATATCGAGAAGGAAGGAAAGGCGGTCGAGCAGCGCGTTCGCCGGACCGTCATCGCCGCTTTATCCAACTTGGCGAGCATCGGACTTACGGACTACGGCCATCCGAAGTTCGAACATTACGCGCCGCTGTATTTCGACTTCGAGGACGTGCGTCTTAAGATGCGGGAAATCGACGAGAAATGCCCCCAGGAGAAACGCAAAGTCAATATCAAGAAGTTTCTGCAGGTGCTTTACCTGGAGACGCTGGATAAAATGAAAAATCAGTAA
- a CDS encoding ATP-binding protein, which translates to MTVVAIVVAVAGEFKINPFIGEVFRIGLGSSAFLFLLLLMSHLPYWRTGIAAGATVLLFRISFDGAASAGTFELLGSVKTHFSAMLYYVVFGAGMALIQRRLHQLNPLILGACVSLIDVVSNEAELLMRSAAFGLPYFQAGQWLLISVIAVVRSYFTTGIYSSIAVHQMRSVHAEQQKRMEQMINVGSGLYGEVFYLRKSMDMIEQITAKSHDLYGRLNEEGLSDYGRTVLGITQQIHEVKKDSQRILAGLMKLVDLERAPEMTLTEIVELVRKSNGEYSRMLRKEVRIETDVGVDYLTVNYIPLITVLNNLAANSVEAIERQGTIRIRVREREGETLFIVSDTGPGIAEQDIDMVFEPGFTTKFNQEGVAATGIGLSHVRDIVGSFAGRLLLAEPGRNAETTFAAAFPTAKLMKGV; encoded by the coding sequence ATGACCGTCGTTGCCATCGTCGTCGCCGTTGCCGGGGAGTTCAAGATCAACCCGTTCATCGGCGAGGTCTTTCGCATCGGACTTGGCAGCAGCGCCTTTCTGTTCCTGCTGCTGTTGATGAGCCATTTGCCCTATTGGCGGACGGGAATCGCCGCCGGAGCGACGGTGCTGCTGTTCCGGATATCGTTCGACGGAGCCGCATCGGCGGGGACGTTCGAACTTCTAGGCAGCGTGAAGACGCATTTCTCCGCCATGCTTTATTACGTCGTCTTCGGGGCGGGGATGGCCCTCATTCAACGCAGACTGCATCAATTGAATCCGCTTATTCTCGGCGCTTGCGTGTCGTTGATCGACGTCGTGTCCAACGAAGCCGAGCTGCTGATGCGCAGCGCCGCTTTCGGACTGCCGTATTTTCAGGCCGGTCAATGGCTGCTGATTTCGGTCATCGCCGTGGTGCGCAGCTATTTTACGACCGGCATATACAGCAGCATCGCGGTGCACCAGATGCGAAGCGTTCACGCCGAACAGCAGAAACGGATGGAACAAATGATCAATGTCGGCAGCGGGCTCTACGGCGAGGTCTTCTATTTGCGCAAGTCGATGGATATGATCGAACAGATCACCGCGAAGAGTCACGACCTGTACGGCCGGCTGAACGAAGAAGGGTTGAGCGACTACGGCCGCACCGTCCTCGGGATCACGCAGCAGATTCACGAGGTGAAGAAGGATTCGCAGCGCATCCTGGCAGGACTGATGAAGCTGGTCGATCTGGAGCGCGCTCCGGAAATGACGTTGACGGAGATCGTCGAGCTCGTGAGGAAGTCCAACGGCGAATACAGCCGGATGCTGCGGAAAGAGGTTCGAATCGAGACGGACGTCGGCGTCGATTATCTGACCGTGAATTATATTCCGCTGATCACCGTGCTCAATAACTTGGCGGCCAACTCGGTCGAAGCGATCGAACGGCAGGGAACGATTCGTATCCGCGTACGAGAACGAGAGGGAGAAACCTTGTTTATCGTCAGCGATACGGGTCCGGGGATTGCCGAGCAGGACATAGACATGGTGTTCGAGCCCGGATTTACGACCAAATTCAATCAGGAAGGCGTCGCGGCGACCGGCATCGGCCTCTCGCATGTTCGCGATATCGTCGGCTCGTTCGCCGGAAGATTGCTCTTGGCGGAACCGGGGAGGAATGCCGAGACGACGTTCGCCGCGGCCTTTCCGACCGCGAAGCTGATGAAGGGAGTGTAG
- a CDS encoding amino acid ABC transporter permease has translation MDIAGAFSYHNLIFILKGFGITLWVAFVAIVLSFALGSITGTLRYMRIPVLSRILGGLVELIRNLPLLLILFFTYFAMPDVGVKLGVMSSAIIGLAVFEAAMISEIVRSGLTSIPRGQIEAARSSGLTAAQTVWHIVLPQGLRRMVPPIVSQFISLLKDTSLAIVISLPELMHNAKIVIAQNFNYTLPILALVAVLYFAVNYALSLAAKRLENKWV, from the coding sequence ATGGACATTGCAGGCGCTTTCTCATACCATAATCTCATCTTCATCCTGAAAGGCTTCGGCATCACGCTTTGGGTTGCCTTCGTCGCAATCGTGCTGAGCTTCGCGCTGGGCAGCATCACGGGTACGCTGCGCTATATGAGAATTCCGGTCTTATCCCGCATCCTCGGGGGGCTCGTCGAGCTGATCCGCAATTTGCCGCTGCTGCTGATCTTGTTCTTCACTTATTTCGCGATGCCGGACGTCGGCGTCAAGCTGGGGGTCATGAGCTCGGCCATTATCGGTCTGGCGGTCTTCGAAGCCGCGATGATTTCGGAAATCGTGCGCAGCGGACTGACTTCCATCCCGAGAGGCCAGATCGAAGCTGCCCGTTCGTCCGGATTGACCGCCGCGCAGACCGTGTGGCATATCGTGCTTCCGCAGGGACTGAGGCGCATGGTGCCGCCGATCGTGAGCCAGTTCATCTCCCTGCTCAAGGACACGTCGCTTGCCATCGTCATCTCGCTTCCGGAGCTGATGCACAATGCGAAGATCGTCATCGCGCAAAATTTCAACTATACCCTCCCGATTCTCGCGCTCGTGGCCGTCTTGTATTTCGCGGTCAACTACGCGCTGTCGCTTGCGGCCAAACGCCTCGAAAATAAATGGGTCTAA